The following proteins come from a genomic window of Deltaproteobacteria bacterium:
- a CDS encoding carbamoyltransferase, translating to MKRKRSGNRAENGRQVNILGISAFYHDSAAALVRDGKIVAAVQEERFSRVKHDPRFPGSAIRYCMEEGGVDSGSLDLVAFHEKPFIHFERLLETYLAYAPRGLRQFLHAVPMWLREKLWIKDIIRRETGFTGRIIFLSHHQSHAAAAFFPSPFQTAAILTLDGVGEWATAGYGVGEGNRIELTGELRFPHSLGLLYSAFTAFTGFPVNSGEYKMMGLAPYGEPVYRDLILSELMDLREDGSFRLNMEYFDYCSGLTMTSPRFHALFGVSPRVPESDIRRIDMDLARSVQEVTEEVISRMARFVRRETGLERLVMSGGVALNSVANGKLMGKEIFKDIWVQPAAGDAGSALGAALYGWHQYLEKERSPDGRNDLMMGAFLGPEYSGEEIETTLIRMGARYRRYSKPGLLENVSRRLSKGGVVGWFQGRMEFGPRALGGRSILADARRQDMQRRINREIKFREGFRPFAPSVLRSSAPEFFGMSTESPYMLMVFPVRRERLRQLDEREASLKGMEKMNAVRSDIPAVTHVDNTARVQTVEEGRSPLFTRLIETFKEMTGCPLLLNTSFNVRGEPIVCTPEDAYRCFMATGMDAMVIGPFLLDRADQAAMHDAVGPTASSCSRTGRKRLRIFGITTGFGLVTMSIVIRWRFSPHYWWTLIVIGAPLVGAGLFIPETLSPVHRYWSRVSSTVGRWVFSLFLGLGYYGVLFPTALAARLMGRRFLKKGPDRSFETYWEPCSPVERKSCERQY from the coding sequence ATGAAAAGGAAGCGGTCCGGGAATCGTGCTGAGAACGGGCGTCAGGTTAATATCCTGGGGATTTCCGCTTTCTACCACGACAGCGCCGCGGCATTGGTCCGTGACGGCAAGATCGTGGCCGCGGTCCAGGAGGAACGCTTCTCCAGGGTGAAGCACGACCCGCGGTTTCCGGGAAGCGCCATCCGCTACTGCATGGAAGAGGGTGGAGTGGACTCCGGATCCCTGGACCTGGTCGCCTTCCATGAAAAGCCGTTCATTCACTTCGAGCGCCTGCTGGAAACCTACCTGGCCTATGCGCCCAGGGGGCTGAGGCAGTTTCTGCACGCGGTTCCCATGTGGCTCCGGGAAAAACTGTGGATCAAGGACATCATCCGGAGGGAAACAGGGTTTACCGGGCGGATCATCTTCCTCTCCCACCACCAGTCCCACGCGGCAGCGGCCTTCTTCCCTTCCCCGTTTCAGACCGCAGCCATCCTGACCCTGGACGGTGTGGGCGAATGGGCGACGGCCGGTTACGGGGTGGGGGAGGGAAATCGGATCGAATTGACAGGTGAACTGCGCTTTCCCCATTCCCTCGGCCTTCTCTATTCGGCGTTCACCGCTTTCACCGGGTTTCCGGTGAACTCCGGCGAGTACAAGATGATGGGCCTGGCCCCTTACGGCGAGCCCGTCTACAGGGACCTGATCCTTTCCGAACTGATGGACCTTCGGGAGGACGGGTCCTTCCGGCTGAACATGGAATACTTTGATTACTGTTCCGGGCTGACCATGACCAGCCCCCGTTTTCATGCCCTATTCGGGGTTTCCCCGCGGGTTCCTGAATCCGACATCCGCCGAATTGACATGGACCTCGCCCGGTCCGTGCAGGAGGTCACCGAGGAGGTGATTTCGCGGATGGCCCGGTTCGTCAGACGGGAGACCGGCCTGGAGCGGCTGGTGATGTCCGGCGGGGTGGCTCTTAACTCCGTTGCCAACGGAAAATTGATGGGGAAGGAAATCTTCAAGGATATCTGGGTCCAGCCGGCCGCGGGAGACGCCGGTTCGGCCCTCGGCGCAGCCCTGTACGGATGGCACCAGTACCTGGAGAAGGAAAGGTCCCCAGACGGCCGGAATGACCTGATGATGGGGGCTTTCCTCGGCCCGGAATATTCCGGAGAGGAGATTGAAACTACTTTGATTCGAATGGGGGCCAGATACAGGCGGTATTCCAAACCCGGCCTGCTGGAAAATGTCTCCCGGCGTTTATCGAAAGGTGGAGTGGTGGGCTGGTTCCAGGGCCGGATGGAGTTTGGACCCAGGGCACTGGGAGGGAGGTCCATCCTGGCAGATGCCAGGCGTCAGGACATGCAGCGTCGGATTAACCGGGAGATCAAGTTCCGGGAGGGGTTTCGACCCTTTGCGCCGTCTGTCCTAAGATCCAGCGCTCCGGAGTTCTTCGGCATGTCCACCGAAAGCCCATACATGTTGATGGTCTTCCCGGTCCGAAGGGAGCGGTTGCGGCAGCTGGATGAGAGAGAGGCGTCCCTGAAAGGCATGGAAAAAATGAATGCCGTTCGTTCCGACATTCCCGCCGTAACCCACGTGGACAACACCGCACGGGTTCAGACCGTGGAGGAGGGAAGGAGCCCCCTCTTCACACGCCTGATCGAGACGTTCAAGGAGATGACGGGCTGTCCTCTCCTTTTGAACACATCCTTCAACGTCCGGGGCGAGCCCATCGTCTGCACCCCGGAGGATGCTTATCGATGCTTCATGGCCACGGGGATGGATGCCATGGTCATCGGCCCTTTTTTGCTCGACCGGGCGGACCAGGCGGCCATGCATGATGCCGTTGGACCTACGGCATCCTCCTGCAGTAGAACCGGAAGAAAGCGGCTCCGCATCTTCGGTATTACCACCGGCTTCGGCCTTGTGACCATGTCGATTGTCATTCGCTGGAGGTTTTCACCCCATTACTGGTGGACCCTGATCGTCATTGGGGCTCCCCTGGTGGGGGCGGGGCTCTTCATTCCGGAAACCCTCTCCCCTGTTCACCGGTATTGGAGCCGTGTCTCATCCACGGTGGGTCGCTGGGTTTTCAGCCTCTTCCTTGGATTGGGTTATTATGGGGTTCTGTTTCCCACCGCACTAGCGGCCAGGCTGATGGGCAGGCGATTCCTGAAAAAGGGGCCTGACCGGTCCTTCGAGACCTACTGGGAGCCATGCTCCCCGGTGGAGAGGAAGTCCTGTGAGCGGCAATATTGA